A window from Rhea pennata isolate bPtePen1 chromosome 1, bPtePen1.pri, whole genome shotgun sequence encodes these proteins:
- the VAMP1 gene encoding vesicle-associated membrane protein 1 isoform X2 has product MSDPSQQLAPGAPEGGAPGGPRPGQPSNTSSNRRLQQTEAEVEEVVGIIRVNVDKVLERDQRLSELDDRADALQAGASVFESSAAKLKRKYWWKNCKMMIMMGVICAIVVVVIVNLGCTGICLGLRRCEEAEKNMTGASKWKK; this is encoded by the exons AT GTCTGACCCATCCCAGCAGCTTGCTCCTGGGGCCCCAGAAGGGGGAGCCCCTGGAGGGCCACGCCCCGGGCAGCCCTCCAACACCAGTAGCAACCGTCGGCTGCAGCAGACAGAGGCTGAAGTAGAAGAG GTGGTTGGCATAATACGTGTAAATGTAGACAAAGTGCTGGAACGAGACCAGAGACTGTCAGAGCTAGATGACCGGGCAGATGCACTTCAGGCTGGTGCCTCAGTGTTTGAAAGTAGTGCAGCAAAACTCAAAAGAAAGTACTGGTGGAAGAATTGCAAG ATGATGATCATGATGGGAGTGATTTGTGCCattgtggtggtggtgattgtAA ATCTAGGATGCACTGGTATCTGCCTAGGCTTAAGGAGGTgtgaggaggcagagaagaacaTGACTGGAGCTTCCAAGTGGAAGAAATAA
- the MRPL51 gene encoding large ribosomal subunit protein mL51 produces the protein MAALVRAAGWALLGRGAPARSIHCGQARVPHVKEPPQPKQVDRWTEKRALFGVYDNVGILGDFKAHPKDLIVGPRWLRGWKGNELQRCIRKKQMVGDRMFVDDYHKLSKRIRYLYRRFNRTGKHR, from the exons ATGGCGGCGCTGGTGCGGGCGGCCGGGTGGGCCCTTCTgggccgcggcgcgcccgcGCGGAGCATTCACTGCG GGCAAGCCCGGGTTCCCCACGTGAAGGAGCCGCCGCAGCCGAAGCAGGTGGATCGCTGGACAGAAAAGCGAGCCTTGTTCGGAGTCTACGACAACGTGGGGATTCTGG GTGACTTCAAGGCCCACCCTAAGGACCTCATTGTGGGGCCCAGATGGCTGCGAGGCTGGAAGGGGAATGAGCTGCAGAGGTGCATTCGCAAAAAGCAGATGGTGGGAGATCGAATGTTTGTGGATGACTACCACAAACTCAGCAAGAGGATCCGGTACTTGTACAGGCGCTTCAATCGCACCGGGAAGCACCGCTAG
- the VAMP1 gene encoding vesicle-associated membrane protein 1 isoform X5 produces the protein MSDPSQQLAPGAPEGGAPGGPRPGQPSNTSSNRRLQQTEAEVEEVVGIIRVNVDKVLERDQRLSELDDRADALQAGASVFESSAAKLKRKYWWKNCKMMIMMGVICAIVVVVIVTSSLITGFDLSSG, from the exons AT GTCTGACCCATCCCAGCAGCTTGCTCCTGGGGCCCCAGAAGGGGGAGCCCCTGGAGGGCCACGCCCCGGGCAGCCCTCCAACACCAGTAGCAACCGTCGGCTGCAGCAGACAGAGGCTGAAGTAGAAGAG GTGGTTGGCATAATACGTGTAAATGTAGACAAAGTGCTGGAACGAGACCAGAGACTGTCAGAGCTAGATGACCGGGCAGATGCACTTCAGGCTGGTGCCTCAGTGTTTGAAAGTAGTGCAGCAAAACTCAAAAGAAAGTACTGGTGGAAGAATTGCAAG ATGATGATCATGATGGGAGTGATTTGTGCCattgtggtggtggtgattgtAA CTTCTTCATTGATTACTGGTTTTGATTTATCTTCTGGATAA
- the VAMP1 gene encoding vesicle-associated membrane protein 1 isoform X3 yields MSDPSQQLAPGAPEGGAPGGPRPGQPSNTSSNRRLQQTEAEVEEVVGIIRVNVDKVLERDQRLSELDDRADALQAGASVFESSAAKLKRKYWWKNCKMMIMMGVICAIVVVVIVSLPAAPSPFPKKGSPTLLG; encoded by the exons AT GTCTGACCCATCCCAGCAGCTTGCTCCTGGGGCCCCAGAAGGGGGAGCCCCTGGAGGGCCACGCCCCGGGCAGCCCTCCAACACCAGTAGCAACCGTCGGCTGCAGCAGACAGAGGCTGAAGTAGAAGAG GTGGTTGGCATAATACGTGTAAATGTAGACAAAGTGCTGGAACGAGACCAGAGACTGTCAGAGCTAGATGACCGGGCAGATGCACTTCAGGCTGGTGCCTCAGTGTTTGAAAGTAGTGCAGCAAAACTCAAAAGAAAGTACTGGTGGAAGAATTGCAAG ATGATGATCATGATGGGAGTGATTTGTGCCattgtggtggtggtgattgtAA GTCTTCCAGCAGCACCATCTCCCTTCCCAAAGAAGGGATCTCCCACACTTCTAGGGTAA
- the VAMP1 gene encoding vesicle-associated membrane protein 1 isoform X4: MSDPSQQLAPGAPEGGAPGGPRPGQPSNTSSNRRLQQTEAEVEEVVGIIRVNVDKVLERDQRLSELDDRADALQAGASVFESSAAKLKRKYWWKNCKMMIMMGVICAIVVVVIVSVHGACGNRVTVWD; this comes from the exons AT GTCTGACCCATCCCAGCAGCTTGCTCCTGGGGCCCCAGAAGGGGGAGCCCCTGGAGGGCCACGCCCCGGGCAGCCCTCCAACACCAGTAGCAACCGTCGGCTGCAGCAGACAGAGGCTGAAGTAGAAGAG GTGGTTGGCATAATACGTGTAAATGTAGACAAAGTGCTGGAACGAGACCAGAGACTGTCAGAGCTAGATGACCGGGCAGATGCACTTCAGGCTGGTGCCTCAGTGTTTGAAAGTAGTGCAGCAAAACTCAAAAGAAAGTACTGGTGGAAGAATTGCAAG ATGATGATCATGATGGGAGTGATTTGTGCCattgtggtggtggtgattgtAA GTGTTCATGGGGCTTGCGGTAACAGAGTCACTGTTTGGGATTGA
- the NCAPD2 gene encoding condensin complex subunit 1, producing MSSLSWEFHLPLAPGDLLRGAGPGRYVVQEVLPARELAAPLAAFRAAFRTRGALAVLQHFDPVYSLLHHFRAVGAAVKEDALELMMQVVSRHSNDLPAILGDSGLSHADRAAHLNALKMSCYLLTGLVEAFEMETCKSGLVELDPSGKNKKNRAKAYGFSWEEEREPLIRLLTQLLQLDLRRLWSGLVVEEEFVSLMTGSCYRILENPSIGLQKHRATREAVTHLLAAALVHYDHMFSGILKITQMLQHFEHVAPVFAQAVSLWATEYGLKSMVGELLREIGQKCPQDLARDASGIKGYAVFITELAEKIPAVVLSNMSVLLRHLDGENYMMRNAILTAVAEALLKVLNGDKLEEAARGTRDQFLDILQAHICDINGFVRSRVLQLFTRIVQCKALPLTRFQSVVSLAVGRLKDKSVVVVKNAIQLLAAFLSNNPFSCKLSCTDLVEPLKKEVQKLQEMRNQHRATAAAVITPEEEWEAMLPEIRAVMQQLIQPLQGEEEEVLEVEETAERTSERITGLLRKLNYKGAIHLTQKALCHFQGLEPFNGPKEGNKEATILDVLKRLYTGLCPGENTEDASHGSSSPVIKDVMLEEQPQTDLVKQEMLVQYLQDAYNFSMKITEALSLISKMMYENSVSVVQEAIEFFVTVSQFSVPQAVLGVRRMLPLIWSKEPGIKEAVLNAYRRLYLSPRGDSERARAQSLVQSLSLIMVDASLGTIQCLEEIISEFVQKDEIKPAAIQLLWEQFTEKSQCSLLERRAAVMLLGMMARGKPEIIGSNLDVLVTVGLSEKVCEDYRLSQEVCNAISKLASNPKPALGKSSAPFRLPQTHMLFGSLSEAVSKGFSQPNGHWIPFMETAVTLIYQLAEGPEEICAHILQACSHQALEKLQDTDAQKAEPGASPSRVSDSASSLPTFLLMHLVSLVGQVALQQVVYLEVSVSTELRRRRILREEQKAKQHSEGSAKKRRPRSTGNETTMEEELGLVGASADDTEAELIRSICETELLDGKHLFSAFVPLVLKICNNPGLYSDPALSAAAALTLGKVCMISSEFCDSHLRLLFTMMEKSTLPGVRSNLMIAAGDLAIRFPNLVEPWTSHLYARLRDPCQNVRQTAGLVMTHLILKDMVKVKGQVSEMAALLIDPEEAIVGLAQNFFSELSNKGNAIYNLLPDIISRLSDPDCGVDEESFRTIMRHLFSYITKDKQTESLVEKLCQRFRTSRTERQYRDLSHCLTLLPLTERGLHKLQDNFDCFADKLQDPAVYSCFQAVLLRFRRAASKTESKALAEELEQKLQACNSRGLESAETCQEGNETLLPEPAKRRPVEGSHRQPLSTANSNVGEPFVTPPPRALRNHKNHKCTQKRRPPKKPIITFSSDEENSSEDEFPAELTEEETPTKTTPITRSSARRVC from the exons ATGTCGTCTCTGTCGTGGGAGTTTCATTTGCCGCTGGCCCCTGGCGACCTgctgcggggcgccgggcccgggcgctATGTCGTGCAGGAGGTGCTGCCTGCCCGCGAGCTGGCAGCCCCACTCGCAG ctttccgGGCCGCCTTCCGGACGCGAGGCGCGCTGGCCGTGCTGCAGCACTTCGACCCCGTCTACAGCCTGCTCCA CCACTTCAGAGCTGTGGGTGCTGCCGTCAAGGAGGATGCCCTGGAACTGATGATGCAAG TGGTGTCTCGTCATTCCAATGACCTTCCTGCCATCTTGGGTGATTCTGGCCTGAGCCATGCAGACCGTGCTGCTCACCTCAATGCTCTCAAGATGAGCTGCTATTTGCTGACTGGCCTGGTGGAGGCCTTTGAAATGGAAACCTGCAAGAGTGGTTTGGTGGAGCTGGATCCTAGTGGAAAG AACAAAAAGAACCGTGCTAAGGCCTATGGATTCTcctgggaagaggagagagagccGCTCATACGGTTGCtcacacagctgctgcagctggatcTCCGTCGACTTTGGAGTGGTTTGGTGGTAGAAGAAGAATTTGTCAG CTTAATGACTGGAAGCTGCTACCGTATCCTGGAGAACCCAAGTATTGGTCTTCAGAAGCATCGAGCCACACGGGAGGCAGTGACACATCTGCTTGCTGCGGCTTTGGTTCATTATGATCACATGTTCA GTGGCATTCTGAAGATCACACAGATGCTGCAGCACTTTGAACATGTAGCCCCAGTGTTTGCTCAGGCTGTGAGCCTCTGGGCTACGGAGTATGGTCTGAAAAGCATGGTGGGCGAACTGCTGAG AGAAATTGGACAGAAATGTCCACAGGATCTGGCCCGTGATGCTTCTGGAATCAAGGGTTATGCTGTCTTTATAACTGAACTGGCTGAAAAAATTCCAGCTGTGGTGCTCTCCAACATGAGTGTTCTGCTACGTCACTTGGATGGAGAG AATTACATGATGCGAAATGCTATTCTGACAGCTGTGGCAGAAGCACTGCTGAAGGTGCTGAATGGTGACAAGCTAGAGGAAGCTGCCCGTGGTACTCGGGACCAGTTCCTGGATATACTGCAGGCGCATATCTGTGACATCAATGGATTTGTGCGCAGTCGTGTACTGCAGCTTTTTACTCGAATCGTTCAGTGCAAG GCTCTGCCTTTGACTCGATTCCAGTCCGTGGTATCTCTGGCTGTTGGGCGTCTCAAAGACAAATCTGTGGTGGTTGTTAAAAATGCCATCCAGCTCTTGGCTGCGTTTTTATCCAATAATCCATTCTCCTGCAAG TTAAGCTGTACTGACTTAGTTGAACCACTCAAGAAAGAGGTGCAGAAGCTGCAAGAAATGAGAAATCAGCACAGAGCCACAGCTG CTGCAGTGATCACCCCAGAGGAAGAGTGGGAAGCAATGctgccagagattagggctgTCATGCAACAACTCATTCAACCactgcagggagaggaagaagaggtaCTGGAAGTTGAGGAAACAGCAGAGCGTACATCAGAGCGAATTACTGGGTTGCTGAGGAAACTGAACTACAA GGGTGCGATTCACCTTACACAGAAGGCTCTATGTCACTTCCAGGGGCTGGAGCCCTTCAATGGCCCCAAAGAGGGAAACAAGGAGGCCACAATCCTGGATGTTTTGAAGAGACTCTACACAG GTTTATGCCCAGGTGAGAACACTGAGGATGCCTCACATGGCAGCAGTAGTCCTGTGATCAAAGATGTTATGCTAGAAGAGCAGCCTCAAACAGATCTGGTCAAACAGGAAATGTTGGTGCAGTATCTGCAAGATGCTTACAACTTCTCAATGAAAATCACAGAAGCCCTGAGTCTGATCAGCAAGATGATGTATGAAAATTCTGTCTCAG tgGTGCAAGAAGCTATTGAGTTCTTTGTGACAGTCTCACAGTTCAGTGTCCCCCAGGCAGTGCTTGGAGTCCGCAGGATGCTCCCCCTCATATGGTCAAAAGAGCCTGGTATTAAGGAGGCAGTGCTGAATGCTTACAGGCGTCTCTATCTCAGCCCACGTGGGGATTCAGAGAG GGCAAGGGCCCAGAGCCTGgtgcagtctctctctctcatcatggTGGATGCCTCACTAGGAACAATACAATGCTTAGAAGAAATA ATATCAGAGTTTGTgcagaaagatgaaataaaacctGCTGCGATCCAGCTGCTCTGGGAGCAGTTCACAGAAAAGTCTCAGTGCTCATTGCTGGAACGACGTGCTGctgtgatgctgctggggaTGATGGCACG AGGGAAGCCAGAGATCATAGGTAGCAACCTGGATGTCTTGGTGACCGTAGGTTTGTCTGAGAAGGTATGTGAAGACTATCGTCTGTCTCAAGAAGTGTGCAATGCCATCTCCAAACTTGCCAGTAACCCTAAG ccagcactggggaAGAGCAGTGCACCTTTTCGGCTGCCACAGACACACATGCTCTTTGGCAGCCTAAGTGAGGCTGTAAGTAAAG GCTTTTCCCAGCCAAATGGTCACTGGATTCCTTTCATGGAGACAGCAGTAACACTTATCTACCAGCTAGCAGAAGGACCAGAGGAGATTTGTGCTCACATCCTGCAGGCATGCAGTCACCAGGCTCTGGAGAAGCTGCAGGATACTGATGCGCAGAAAGCAG AGCCAGGGGCTTCTCCCAGCAGAGTCTCTGATAGTGCTAGCAGTCTCCCTACCTTCCTGCTGATGCACCTGGTGTCCCTTGTGGGGCAGGTGGCACTACAGCAGGTAGTGTATTTGGAAGTATCTGTGAGCACAGAGCTACGTAGACGTCGCATCCTCAGGGAGGAGCAGAAGGCCAAGCAGCATTCTGAAGGCAGCGCAAAGAAACGGAGACCTCGG agcacaggaaaTGAGACCACTATGGAGGAGGAATTGGGCCTTGTGGGAGCCTCAGCTGATGATACTGAGGCTGAGCTCATCCGCAGCATTTGTGAGACCGAGCTTCTAGATG GCAAACACctgttctctgcttttgttcCACTGGTGCTCAAGATCTGCAACAACCCCGGGCTCTACAGTGATCCAGCactctcagctgctgcagccctgacTCTTGGCAAAGTCTGCATGATCAG CTCTGAGTTTTGTGACTCCCATTTGCGCTTGCTGTTCACCATGATGGAGAAGTCCACTCTACCTGGTGTGAGATCCAACCTCATGATTGCAGCAGGAGATCTGGCCATCCGCTTCCCCAATCTGGTGGAACCTTGGACATCACATCTCTATGCCAG GTTGCGGGACCCCTGCCAAAATGTGAGGCAGACAGCTGGACTGGTGATGACTCACCTCATCCTCAAAGACATGGTAAAGGTGAAAGGGCAAGTGAGTGAAATGGCAGCTCTGCTCATAGATCCAGAGGAGGCAATCGTGGGACTGGCTCAGAACTTTTTCAGTGAACTCTCCAACAAG GGTAATGCCATCTATAACCTGCTTCCGGACATCATCAGTCGTCTCTCAGATCCTGACTGCGGCGTGGACGAGGAATCCTTCCGTACTATTATGAG gcaTTTGTTCTCATATATCACAAAAGACAAGCAGACAGAGAGCTTGGTAGAGAAACTTTGTCAGCGATTCCGGACTTCCAG AACTGAGCGTCAATATCGGGATCTGTCTCACTGTCTTACTCTGCTTCCCCTCACGGAACGGGGCCTTCACAAGCTGCAAGACAATTTTGACTGCTTTGCAGACAAGCTCCAAGACCCAGCTGTCTACAGTTGTTTCCAAGCTGTGCTACTTCGATTCCGCAGAGCAGCCAGCAAAACTGAGTCCAAG GCTCTGGCTGAAGAACTGGAGCAGAAGCTGCAAGCTTGCAATAGCCGAGGACTGGAATCAGCAGAGACATGCCAGGAAGGCAATGAAACTCTACTGCCAGAGCCAGCCAAGCGGAGACCAGTGGAAG GCTCACACCGCCAGCCTCTGAGCACAGCCAACAGTAATGTGGGTGAACCTTTTGTCACACCTCCACCTCGGGCACTCCGAAACCATAAGAACCATAAGTGTACCCAAAAGCGCCGTCCACCCAAAAAACCTATTATCACCTTCTCCAGTGATGAGGAGAACAGTTCTGAGGATG AATTCCCAGCAGAATTAACAGAAGAAGAAACCCCCACAAAAACAACTCCCATCACCAGATCTTCAGCCCGCCGGGTGTGCTGA
- the VAMP1 gene encoding vesicle-associated membrane protein 1 isoform X6, translating to MSDPSQQLAPGAPEGGAPGGPRPGQPSNTSSNRRLQQTEAEVEEVVGIIRVNVDKVLERDQRLSELDDRADALQAGASVFESSAAKLKRKYWWKNCKMMIMMGVICAIVVVVIVTLTAALSSPFSC from the exons AT GTCTGACCCATCCCAGCAGCTTGCTCCTGGGGCCCCAGAAGGGGGAGCCCCTGGAGGGCCACGCCCCGGGCAGCCCTCCAACACCAGTAGCAACCGTCGGCTGCAGCAGACAGAGGCTGAAGTAGAAGAG GTGGTTGGCATAATACGTGTAAATGTAGACAAAGTGCTGGAACGAGACCAGAGACTGTCAGAGCTAGATGACCGGGCAGATGCACTTCAGGCTGGTGCCTCAGTGTTTGAAAGTAGTGCAGCAAAACTCAAAAGAAAGTACTGGTGGAAGAATTGCAAG ATGATGATCATGATGGGAGTGATTTGTGCCattgtggtggtggtgattgtAA
- the VAMP1 gene encoding vesicle-associated membrane protein 1 isoform X1, whose translation MSDPSQQLAPGAPEGGAPGGPRPGQPSNTSSNRRLQQTEAEVEEVVGIIRVNVDKVLERDQRLSELDDRADALQAGASVFESSAAKLKRKYWWKNCKMMIMMGVICAIVVVVIVRASAVYRSLRTALGSTLRNYYFCNKECTVCVCKQENHSAGSEMYI comes from the exons AT GTCTGACCCATCCCAGCAGCTTGCTCCTGGGGCCCCAGAAGGGGGAGCCCCTGGAGGGCCACGCCCCGGGCAGCCCTCCAACACCAGTAGCAACCGTCGGCTGCAGCAGACAGAGGCTGAAGTAGAAGAG GTGGTTGGCATAATACGTGTAAATGTAGACAAAGTGCTGGAACGAGACCAGAGACTGTCAGAGCTAGATGACCGGGCAGATGCACTTCAGGCTGGTGCCTCAGTGTTTGAAAGTAGTGCAGCAAAACTCAAAAGAAAGTACTGGTGGAAGAATTGCAAG ATGATGATCATGATGGGAGTGATTTGTGCCattgtggtggtggtgattgtAA GGGCATCAGCTGTATATAGGAGCTTGAGAACAGCACTGGGATCAACGCTGAGGAactattatttttgtaataaagaaTGCACTGTGTGTGTCTGCAAGCAAGAAAATCACTCTGCTGGAAGTGAAATGTACATTTAG
- the VAMP1 gene encoding vesicle-associated membrane protein 1 isoform X8, producing the protein MSDPSQQLAPGAPEGGAPGGPRPGQPSNTSSNRRLQQTEAEVEEVVGIIRVNVDKVLERDQRLSELDDRADALQAGASVFESSAAKLKRKYWWKNCKMMIMMGVICAIVVVVIVKNILLLGWD; encoded by the exons AT GTCTGACCCATCCCAGCAGCTTGCTCCTGGGGCCCCAGAAGGGGGAGCCCCTGGAGGGCCACGCCCCGGGCAGCCCTCCAACACCAGTAGCAACCGTCGGCTGCAGCAGACAGAGGCTGAAGTAGAAGAG GTGGTTGGCATAATACGTGTAAATGTAGACAAAGTGCTGGAACGAGACCAGAGACTGTCAGAGCTAGATGACCGGGCAGATGCACTTCAGGCTGGTGCCTCAGTGTTTGAAAGTAGTGCAGCAAAACTCAAAAGAAAGTACTGGTGGAAGAATTGCAAG ATGATGATCATGATGGGAGTGATTTGTGCCattgtggtggtggtgattgtAA AAAATATTCTCCTCTTGGGGTGGGATTGA
- the VAMP1 gene encoding vesicle-associated membrane protein 1 isoform X9 gives MSDPSQQLAPGAPEGGAPGGPRPGQPSNTSSNRRLQQTEAEVEEVVGIIRVNVDKVLERDQRLSELDDRADALQAGASVFESSAAKLKRKYWWKNCKMMIMMGVICAIVVVVIVIYFFT, from the exons AT GTCTGACCCATCCCAGCAGCTTGCTCCTGGGGCCCCAGAAGGGGGAGCCCCTGGAGGGCCACGCCCCGGGCAGCCCTCCAACACCAGTAGCAACCGTCGGCTGCAGCAGACAGAGGCTGAAGTAGAAGAG GTGGTTGGCATAATACGTGTAAATGTAGACAAAGTGCTGGAACGAGACCAGAGACTGTCAGAGCTAGATGACCGGGCAGATGCACTTCAGGCTGGTGCCTCAGTGTTTGAAAGTAGTGCAGCAAAACTCAAAAGAAAGTACTGGTGGAAGAATTGCAAG ATGATGATCATGATGGGAGTGATTTGTGCCattgtggtggtggtgattgtAA TCTACTTTTTCACTTGA
- the VAMP1 gene encoding vesicle-associated membrane protein 1 isoform X7: MSDPSQQLAPGAPEGGAPGGPRPGQPSNTSSNRRLQQTEAEVEEVVGIIRVNVDKVLERDQRLSELDDRADALQAGASVFESSAAKLKRKYWWKNCKMMIMMGVICAIVVVVIVKSLGFSSQW, translated from the exons AT GTCTGACCCATCCCAGCAGCTTGCTCCTGGGGCCCCAGAAGGGGGAGCCCCTGGAGGGCCACGCCCCGGGCAGCCCTCCAACACCAGTAGCAACCGTCGGCTGCAGCAGACAGAGGCTGAAGTAGAAGAG GTGGTTGGCATAATACGTGTAAATGTAGACAAAGTGCTGGAACGAGACCAGAGACTGTCAGAGCTAGATGACCGGGCAGATGCACTTCAGGCTGGTGCCTCAGTGTTTGAAAGTAGTGCAGCAAAACTCAAAAGAAAGTACTGGTGGAAGAATTGCAAG ATGATGATCATGATGGGAGTGATTTGTGCCattgtggtggtggtgattgtAA AATCACTGGGCTTTTCCTCCCAGTGGTGA
- the VAMP1 gene encoding vesicle-associated membrane protein 1 isoform X10 gives MSDPSQQLAPGAPEGGAPGGPRPGQPSNTSSNRRLQQTEAEVEEVVGIIRVNVDKVLERDQRLSELDDRADALQAGASVFESSAAKLKRKYWWKNCKMMIMMGVICAIVVVVILLH, from the exons AT GTCTGACCCATCCCAGCAGCTTGCTCCTGGGGCCCCAGAAGGGGGAGCCCCTGGAGGGCCACGCCCCGGGCAGCCCTCCAACACCAGTAGCAACCGTCGGCTGCAGCAGACAGAGGCTGAAGTAGAAGAG GTGGTTGGCATAATACGTGTAAATGTAGACAAAGTGCTGGAACGAGACCAGAGACTGTCAGAGCTAGATGACCGGGCAGATGCACTTCAGGCTGGTGCCTCAGTGTTTGAAAGTAGTGCAGCAAAACTCAAAAGAAAGTACTGGTGGAAGAATTGCAAG ATGATGATCATGATGGGAGTGATTTGTGCCattgtggtggtggtgatt CTTCTTCATTGA